A single Sphingomonas sp. IW22 DNA region contains:
- a CDS encoding DUF885 family protein, which yields MIDRRTMLTSGVALGASALMPATARAGQSPTNAEAAKLDALLARLYDQFLDTSPELCTSLGLDSGDRSGARAKLDDRSPAGIAKAHNLYREGLAALRAIDADRLTGTDRVNYDTFAGPWANQVAAFDRFDYGTAGWPEPYTLSQLGGSYRSVPDFLANQHPIATRADAEAYLARCEAFATAMDDERQRVEAELAAGVTPPDFVLDRALTQYDAILAPAPAANALVTNLAEKTRAKGIQGDWAARCTRILADRVYPAMRRQAELLRRARGNATSDAGVWHLPDGDAFYAYALRYATTTDMSAEEIHKLGLDRMAALTAEADVILKAQGMTRGTVAQRLLALGKEPRFIYPNTDAGKAKLIADLNLQVADMQRRIPRAFGKLPRALVEVRRVPPEIEAGSAGGYYQPPALDGSRPGAFYINLRDTAEWPKWTLPTLTYHEATPGHHNQIALAQIATGIPELRKMPMYSVFTEGWGLYAEQLADELGAYDGDPFGKLGYLQSYMFRAGRLVVDTGLHAKRWSREQAVRYMVENTGQPEATMVTEVERYCVWPGQATSYMVGQTRWVAIRDGLKARLGARFDLRDFHDTALGAGVMPISVLDAMMQRWGDARMA from the coding sequence ATGATTGATCGCCGTACGATGCTGACCTCGGGCGTGGCCTTGGGCGCGTCGGCATTGATGCCCGCAACGGCCCGCGCGGGCCAGTCGCCCACCAACGCCGAAGCGGCCAAGCTCGACGCACTACTTGCGCGGCTGTACGACCAGTTTCTCGATACCTCGCCCGAGCTTTGCACCTCGCTGGGTCTGGATAGCGGTGATCGCTCGGGCGCCCGTGCCAAGCTGGACGATCGCTCGCCTGCCGGGATAGCGAAGGCCCATAATCTGTATCGGGAAGGTCTGGCCGCCCTGCGCGCGATCGACGCCGATCGCCTGACCGGCACCGACCGCGTGAATTACGACACCTTTGCCGGGCCGTGGGCCAATCAGGTCGCCGCATTCGACCGGTTCGATTATGGCACGGCGGGCTGGCCGGAGCCGTATACGCTGTCGCAACTGGGCGGCAGCTATCGCTCGGTTCCCGACTTCCTCGCCAACCAGCACCCTATTGCGACCCGCGCCGATGCGGAGGCATATCTGGCCCGTTGCGAAGCCTTTGCCACGGCGATGGATGACGAGCGCCAGCGCGTCGAGGCGGAGTTGGCCGCCGGGGTGACGCCGCCCGATTTCGTCCTCGACCGCGCGCTGACGCAATATGACGCGATCCTGGCCCCCGCCCCGGCAGCCAACGCGCTGGTCACCAATCTGGCCGAAAAGACGCGCGCAAAGGGCATCCAGGGCGACTGGGCAGCACGCTGCACCCGCATTCTGGCTGACCGCGTTTACCCGGCGATGCGGCGACAGGCCGAATTGCTGCGCCGCGCGCGCGGCAATGCGACATCGGATGCGGGCGTCTGGCACCTGCCCGATGGCGACGCCTTCTACGCTTATGCCCTGCGCTATGCGACGACGACCGACATGAGCGCGGAGGAGATCCACAAGCTGGGTCTGGACCGCATGGCCGCGCTGACGGCCGAGGCGGACGTCATCCTGAAGGCCCAGGGCATGACGCGCGGCACGGTGGCCCAACGTCTGCTGGCGCTCGGCAAGGAGCCGCGCTTCATTTATCCGAACACCGATGCGGGCAAGGCAAAGCTGATTGCCGACCTGAACCTTCAGGTGGCCGACATGCAGCGCCGCATTCCCCGCGCATTCGGCAAGCTGCCGCGCGCGCTGGTGGAGGTGCGGCGCGTACCGCCGGAGATCGAAGCGGGCTCCGCCGGCGGCTATTACCAGCCCCCTGCGCTGGACGGATCGCGGCCGGGCGCCTTTTACATCAACCTGCGCGATACCGCCGAATGGCCGAAATGGACGCTGCCGACGCTGACCTATCACGAAGCGACGCCGGGCCATCACAACCAGATCGCGCTGGCCCAGATCGCGACCGGCATCCCCGAACTTCGCAAGATGCCGATGTATTCGGTCTTTACCGAAGGCTGGGGCCTGTATGCCGAACAGCTGGCCGACGAACTCGGCGCATATGACGGCGACCCGTTCGGCAAGCTGGGTTATCTTCAGTCCTACATGTTCCGTGCCGGGCGGCTGGTCGTCGATACCGGCCTGCACGCCAAGCGGTGGAGCCGCGAACAGGCGGTTCGCTACATGGTCGAAAATACCGGCCAGCCCGAAGCGACGATGGTGACCGAGGTCGAACGCTATTGCGTATGGCCGGGTCAGGCGACCAGCTACATGGTCGGACAGACGCGCTGGGTGGCGATCCGGGACGGTTTGAAGGCCCGGCTGGGCGCGCGGTTCGACCTGCGCGATTTTCACGACACCGCGCTTGGCGCCGGCGTAATGCCGATTTCGGTGCTGGACGCGATGATGCAGCGCTGGGGCGACGCGCGCATGGCTTGA
- the pal gene encoding peptidoglycan-associated lipoprotein Pal, with amino-acid sequence MANRSAALIMGVALVAVAGCAKKRPEVLPPAPGEAAPPTTGGETTGQVGNGAVPGSAEDFRRSVQSDTVNFALDSYDIDPTARGILDSQAQWLTQYPNVRVTIEGHADERGTREYNLALGDRRANSAKNYLVARGIDAGRITTISYGKERPQALGSDEASWAQNRRAVTVVIG; translated from the coding sequence ATGGCAAATCGTTCCGCCGCGTTGATCATGGGCGTGGCACTCGTCGCCGTCGCCGGTTGTGCCAAGAAGCGGCCCGAAGTGCTGCCCCCCGCGCCGGGCGAAGCCGCGCCCCCCACCACGGGCGGTGAGACGACCGGACAGGTCGGTAACGGCGCCGTTCCCGGCTCGGCAGAGGATTTCCGCCGTTCGGTTCAGTCGGACACGGTGAACTTCGCGCTCGACAGCTATGACATCGACCCCACCGCGCGCGGCATCCTGGATTCGCAGGCGCAGTGGCTGACGCAATATCCCAATGTTCGCGTCACGATCGAAGGACATGCCGACGAACGCGGCACGCGCGAATACAACCTTGCGCTGGGCGACCGCCGCGCCAATTCGGCCAAGAATTATCTGGTCGCACGCGGCATCGACGCGGGCCGGATCACCACCATCAGCTATGGCAAGGAACGCCCGCAGGCACTTGGTTCGGACGAAGCGTCCTGGGCGCAGAACCGTCGCGCGGTGACGGTCGTCATCGGCTGA
- the tolB gene encoding Tol-Pal system beta propeller repeat protein TolB, protein MAAPGQTPPPLEVDVTGGISAPMPIAVPYMPTPAVQSTPAGSTDDLGRQLSQIITNDLKNSGLFTPLQPAQLRAVVFPEVTAPAYDYWGGTGAQALVQGFVRANGDGTLTVGCYLYDVFSRIELARQGFVVSPADWRRAAHKCADTVYTRLTGEGPYFDSRIVYVSETGPKGKRIKRLAIMDQDGANHRFLTNGQSIVLTPRFAPNQQTIAYMSYVGDQPAIYVYDLGSGRQRKVVQGVSLTFAPRFSPDGRYILFSMAQNGNTDLYRVPAGGGAPQRLTNSPGIDTGGSYSPDGRRIVFESDRGGSQQLYVMDADGSNQRRISFGGGRYATPVWSPRGDLIAFTRISGGFKIGVMNADGGGEKLLTDAWGDEGPSWSPNGRVLTYLRSAQGSGRAQVWSVDLTGVNERRIPTPLDGSDPSWGPVRP, encoded by the coding sequence ATGGCCGCGCCGGGTCAGACACCCCCGCCGCTGGAGGTCGACGTGACCGGCGGCATTTCGGCGCCGATGCCGATCGCCGTCCCCTATATGCCGACCCCGGCGGTGCAATCGACCCCCGCCGGATCGACCGACGATCTGGGGCGGCAATTGTCCCAGATCATCACCAACGACCTGAAGAATTCGGGCCTGTTCACACCGCTTCAGCCCGCCCAGTTGCGCGCCGTCGTCTTTCCTGAAGTGACGGCTCCCGCCTATGACTATTGGGGCGGCACCGGGGCACAGGCACTGGTGCAGGGCTTTGTGCGTGCCAATGGCGACGGCACGCTGACGGTCGGCTGTTATCTGTACGACGTCTTCTCGCGCATCGAACTGGCGCGGCAGGGTTTTGTGGTCAGCCCGGCCGACTGGCGCCGCGCCGCGCACAAATGCGCCGATACCGTCTACACCCGCCTGACGGGCGAGGGGCCGTATTTCGACAGCCGCATCGTTTACGTCAGCGAAACGGGGCCGAAGGGCAAGCGCATCAAGCGGCTGGCGATCATGGATCAGGACGGCGCCAATCACCGATTCCTGACCAATGGCCAGTCGATCGTGCTGACCCCGCGTTTCGCGCCGAACCAGCAGACGATCGCCTATATGAGCTATGTCGGCGATCAGCCCGCAATCTATGTCTATGACCTGGGCAGCGGGCGGCAGCGCAAGGTGGTGCAGGGCGTCAGCCTGACCTTTGCCCCGCGTTTCTCCCCCGATGGCCGCTACATCCTGTTTTCGATGGCGCAGAACGGCAATACGGACCTGTACCGCGTGCCCGCCGGTGGCGGCGCGCCGCAACGGCTGACCAATTCACCCGGCATCGACACCGGCGGCAGCTATTCGCCCGATGGCCGCCGCATCGTGTTCGAAAGCGATCGTGGCGGATCGCAGCAGCTTTACGTGATGGACGCCGACGGATCGAACCAGCGGCGCATCAGCTTTGGCGGCGGGCGTTATGCCACGCCGGTCTGGAGCCCGCGCGGCGACCTGATCGCCTTCACCCGCATTTCGGGGGGCTTTAAGATCGGCGTGATGAATGCCGATGGCGGCGGTGAAAAGCTGTTGACCGATGCCTGGGGCGATGAGGGACCAAGCTGGTCGCCAAATGGCCGTGTGCTGACCTATCTGCGCTCCGCCCAGGGGTCAGGCCGGGCACAGGTCTGGTCGGTCGATCTGACGGGCGTGAACGAACGTCGCATCCCGACCCCACTGGACGGTTCGGACCCAAGCTGGGGGCCCGTCCGTCCTTGA
- a CDS encoding cell envelope biogenesis protein TolA, translating to MDRAERIGLGAAIVGHVVLFGLLSVGFLATPNPVELKPVPIDISLVDEIGLEAQAPASIQPPATSIAPEQGPPEDAAPPEPEAAPEPQPQPEPEPALPQPAPEPRPAPKPAPKAPARPKKPAEAPREKAKPKAEPKPAPKAPAKAQPKREAAPKAKPKASAAKGSGSDSAAKASRPRGSRLGDDFRKGLTDTVSDSRAPNPPSAARIDGRALAGIRDAIQRQIQPCADKQVNPGPGANSIVTVLNLRLNRDGTLAGNPKMVRQSGVTGENDRYAQRVVDLGIAAFRACTPLKLPAEFYQTANGGWSNINYNWQLR from the coding sequence ATGGATCGCGCCGAACGCATCGGGCTGGGCGCCGCAATTGTCGGCCATGTCGTGCTGTTCGGCCTGTTGTCCGTCGGCTTCCTCGCCACGCCCAACCCGGTCGAACTGAAGCCGGTGCCGATCGACATCAGCCTGGTCGACGAAATCGGGCTGGAGGCGCAGGCTCCCGCCTCGATCCAGCCGCCCGCGACCTCCATCGCGCCCGAACAGGGACCTCCGGAAGACGCCGCCCCGCCGGAGCCGGAAGCCGCGCCCGAACCCCAGCCACAGCCCGAACCCGAACCGGCGCTTCCGCAACCCGCACCCGAACCGCGCCCGGCGCCAAAGCCCGCGCCCAAGGCACCGGCGCGCCCGAAAAAGCCGGCGGAGGCGCCCAGGGAAAAGGCAAAGCCCAAGGCTGAGCCGAAACCCGCGCCCAAGGCTCCCGCCAAGGCCCAGCCGAAGCGCGAAGCCGCGCCCAAGGCCAAGCCAAAGGCGAGCGCCGCCAAGGGTTCGGGCAGCGACAGTGCCGCTAAGGCCAGCCGCCCGCGTGGATCGCGCCTGGGCGATGATTTTCGAAAGGGCCTGACCGACACCGTATCGGACAGTCGCGCCCCCAACCCGCCCTCTGCCGCGCGGATCGACGGTCGCGCCTTGGCGGGCATTCGCGACGCGATCCAGCGCCAGATCCAGCCCTGCGCCGACAAACAGGTGAATCCGGGACCGGGTGCGAATTCGATCGTCACCGTTCTGAACCTGCGGCTGAACCGTGACGGGACGCTGGCCGGCAATCCGAAAATGGTGCGCCAATCGGGGGTCACCGGTGAGAATGATCGTTATGCCCAGCGTGTGGTCGATCTGGGTATCGCGGCTTTCCGGGCGTGTACGCCGCTGAAGCTGCCTGCCGAATTTTATCAGACCGCCAATGGCGGCTGGAGCAATATCAATTACAACTGGCAGCTGCGCTGA
- the tolR gene encoding protein TolR: MAMHLPSGRGRGRRAPMADINVTPLVDVMLVLLIIFMVTAPLLTAGVPVNLPESRAKALDQEQEPVQIAIDEAGAIFVNDREVSEADLPDALAQIATANAAGEPPAILVRADRTTNYGKFMGVMGELNRAGLNRVSLVTLGSGER; this comes from the coding sequence ATGGCGATGCACCTTCCATCCGGTCGGGGGCGCGGACGCCGTGCGCCGATGGCGGACATCAACGTCACGCCGCTGGTCGACGTGATGCTGGTGCTGCTGATCATCTTCATGGTGACGGCGCCGCTGCTGACGGCTGGCGTGCCGGTGAACCTGCCGGAAAGCCGCGCCAAGGCGCTGGATCAGGAACAGGAGCCGGTTCAGATCGCCATCGACGAAGCGGGCGCAATCTTCGTCAATGACCGCGAGGTGAGCGAGGCCGATCTGCCCGACGCCCTCGCGCAGATCGCTACCGCCAACGCCGCGGGTGAGCCGCCAGCCATTCTGGTCCGCGCCGACCGCACCACCAATTACGGCAAGTTCATGGGCGTGATGGGCGAGCTGAACCGCGCCGGGCTGAACCGTGTGTCGCTGGTGACGCTCGGTTCCGGCGAACGCTGA
- the tolQ gene encoding protein TolQ, with protein MEAAFINTDAATLSPVALFLQADWVVKGVMLGLLLASIWTWAIIIGFRMKVGRTKKAIDGFEADYRRADDVDAFHRKHAESDLPIARVFSAGVAEWRRSTAGKTIDRDGTRERLATAMGAAVAAEIDRMGDRLNVLATIGSVAPFVGLFGTVWGIMRSFTSIAAEQNSSLAVVAPGIAEALFATAIGLFAAIPAVIAYNRFSHAINRIEARLNRFADGFHATLSRQLELA; from the coding sequence ATGGAAGCCGCGTTCATCAACACCGACGCCGCGACGCTGTCGCCCGTGGCCCTGTTCCTTCAGGCCGACTGGGTGGTGAAGGGGGTCATGCTGGGCCTGCTTCTGGCCAGCATCTGGACCTGGGCGATCATCATCGGCTTTCGCATGAAGGTCGGCCGCACGAAAAAGGCGATCGACGGGTTCGAGGCGGATTATCGCCGCGCCGACGATGTCGATGCGTTTCATCGCAAGCACGCCGAAAGCGACCTGCCCATCGCCCGCGTCTTTTCCGCCGGGGTCGCCGAATGGCGACGCTCGACCGCGGGCAAGACGATCGACCGCGACGGCACGCGCGAACGGCTGGCCACTGCCATGGGTGCTGCGGTCGCGGCCGAGATCGACCGTATGGGCGACCGGCTGAACGTGCTGGCCACCATCGGTTCGGTGGCGCCGTTCGTCGGCCTGTTCGGCACCGTGTGGGGCATTATGCGCAGCTTCACCAGCATCGCCGCCGAACAGAATTCGTCGCTGGCGGTGGTGGCACCTGGCATTGCGGAGGCGTTGTTCGCCACCGCCATCGGCCTGTTCGCGGCCATTCCGGCGGTCATCGCCTATAACCGCTTCAGCCATGCCATCAACCGGATCGAGGCGCGGCTGAACCGCTTTGCCGACGGCTTCCACGCGACGCTCAGCCGGCAGCTGGAACTCGCCTGA